From a region of the Rouxiella sp. S1S-2 genome:
- a CDS encoding SulP family inorganic anion transporter has protein sequence MLTLKNFRAADVKNDVLAGFVVAVSMIPEAVGFSLVAGLSPIVGLHTAFIIGIVTALFGGKPGMVSGAAGSIVVVLMSLAAQHGMGYVLWATLFAGLIQIAIGVLRLGKFIRLVPLPAIHGFVNGLAIVIMLAQLHMIAGQGMLMYALVLLAVAVVVIFPKITRVIPSSLAALIIVSAVAIGFHLQTLRVGDLADISGTLPSFALPTAPFTLDMLKVVLPYAVVIALVGLIESLLTMTVLDEMGGKKGNGNRESIAQGAGNTICGLFGCFAGCAMIGQSIINFTSGGRGRISGTVGAILLILFVVSLADYIGLIPVAALAGIMLVVCYNTFEWSSFRRLRRMPKSDALVMVAVTLITIFTDLAVAVISGVIISALVFAWQHARITVRSRQQKGEWGVYKLEGPLFFGSTAAFAELFTPESDPQNVVLDFSSTRVMDSSGVEAIDKITARYLDAGKSIRLRHLSADCVRLLAKAGPFCSHELDDPDYYVAEDDYQTEDTSVSKETFKLRT, from the coding sequence ATGTTAACTCTGAAAAACTTCAGGGCGGCGGACGTTAAAAATGACGTTCTGGCCGGCTTTGTGGTGGCAGTTTCAATGATCCCCGAAGCGGTGGGATTCTCGTTGGTTGCCGGCTTATCCCCCATTGTTGGGCTGCATACGGCTTTTATTATCGGCATTGTTACGGCGCTGTTTGGCGGCAAGCCGGGAATGGTTTCGGGTGCGGCGGGTTCGATTGTGGTGGTGTTGATGAGTCTGGCCGCACAGCACGGCATGGGATACGTGCTGTGGGCAACGCTGTTTGCCGGACTGATTCAAATCGCGATTGGCGTATTACGTTTGGGCAAATTCATTCGCCTGGTGCCGTTGCCGGCAATCCACGGATTTGTTAACGGGTTGGCGATTGTGATTATGCTGGCGCAGCTGCATATGATTGCCGGGCAGGGGATGCTGATGTATGCGCTAGTGCTGTTGGCCGTTGCGGTTGTGGTCATCTTCCCCAAAATCACCCGCGTTATTCCTTCCTCGCTGGCTGCGCTGATTATTGTTTCTGCCGTGGCGATTGGTTTTCATCTGCAAACCCTGCGCGTTGGTGACCTGGCCGATATTTCAGGAACATTGCCAAGCTTTGCGCTCCCTACCGCACCCTTTACGCTGGATATGCTGAAAGTGGTGCTGCCTTACGCCGTGGTGATTGCCTTGGTGGGTCTGATTGAATCGCTGTTAACCATGACGGTACTTGATGAGATGGGCGGCAAAAAAGGTAATGGTAATCGTGAGAGTATCGCGCAGGGCGCGGGCAATACGATTTGCGGCCTGTTTGGATGTTTCGCCGGTTGCGCGATGATAGGCCAGTCGATTATTAACTTTACCTCTGGTGGTCGTGGCCGTATATCAGGCACGGTTGGGGCGATTTTGCTGATTCTATTCGTGGTCAGTCTGGCTGATTATATTGGGCTTATTCCCGTCGCCGCGCTGGCGGGTATTATGCTGGTGGTGTGTTACAACACCTTTGAGTGGAGCTCGTTTCGTCGCCTACGCCGTATGCCGAAATCCGATGCGCTGGTGATGGTGGCAGTGACGCTGATCACTATTTTTACCGATTTAGCGGTGGCGGTTATCAGCGGCGTAATTATTTCTGCGTTGGTCTTTGCCTGGCAGCACGCGCGCATTACGGTTCGCAGCCGTCAGCAGAAGGGGGAATGGGGGGTGTATAAACTCGAAGGCCCACTGTTCTTTGGCTCTACCGCGGCCTTTGCCGAACTGTTTACGCCTGAAAGCGATCCGCAAAATGTGGTGTTGGACTTTTCCTCTACGCGGGTCATGGATTCGAGCGGCGTAGAGGCGATTGACAAAATTACCGCACGCTATCTTGATGCGGGCAAATCTATCAGGCTGCGTCATCTGAGTGCCGACTGTG